Proteins from a single region of Coregonus clupeaformis isolate EN_2021a chromosome 35, ASM2061545v1, whole genome shotgun sequence:
- the LOC121550924 gene encoding cold shock domain-containing protein C2-like, with translation MADPSMTSPSEAPLRSPRAAPLSLSFPFLREGSRVWERGAPPQPRSLPSPLPTKRTRTYSATVRATSGPAFKGVCKSFCRSQGHGFIRPTNGGDDIFVHISDIEGEYVPVEGDEVTYKVSRIPPKNLKVQAVEVKIVHLNPGTKHETWSGQIISQLEES, from the exons ATGGCAGACCCCAGCATGACGTCCCCCTCAGAGGCCCCTCTGCGCTCCCCCAGGGCTGCgcccctttccctctccttccccttcttGAGGGAGGGCAGCCGTGTGTGGGAAAGGGGAGCGCCACCCCAGCCCCGGTCACTGCCCAGCCCACTGCCCACCAAACGCACCCGTACCTACTCAGC CACGGTGCGGGCCACCTCAGGGCCAGCGTTTAAGGGCGTGTGCAAGAGCTTCTGCAGGTCACAAGGTCATGGCTTCATCCGCCCCACCAATGGCGGAGATGACATCTTTGTTCACATCTCGGA TATCGAGGGCGAGTATGTCCCAGTAGAAGGAGATGAGGTCACATACAAAGTCTCCCGAATCCCACCCAAAAACCTGAAGGTCCAGGCCGTGGAGGTGAAGATCGTTCATCTGAACCCAGGGACGAAGCATGAGACCTGGTCTGGCCAGATCATCAGCCAGCTAGAGGAGAGCTAG